In the genome of Dioscorea cayenensis subsp. rotundata cultivar TDr96_F1 chromosome 1, TDr96_F1_v2_PseudoChromosome.rev07_lg8_w22 25.fasta, whole genome shotgun sequence, one region contains:
- the LOC120264697 gene encoding LOW QUALITY PROTEIN: transmembrane protein 161B-like (The sequence of the model RefSeq protein was modified relative to this genomic sequence to represent the inferred CDS: deleted 1 base in 1 codon) — MPESDSPIIPNPESGFHPLCHLLLHAALSSSAYLLAALLRLPSLLLHGLHTYIHPDSPSASSLRAAIRRPDAPPEPQPRRPRSKPHLRSDDFDESKAQLLRLRLSDSDLPSRLHFPLFRSAFLFSAAALPNLALPLFPPIPFLAAVLAFSYLLFALVKLSFDRSSSKQSEKQLSLLSGFIGFLFSFFILFFLAPSLLDFDLGQSEIARLAVTTIAGALSVLIFSPALRFSRAFWLGTDQLRWNLSVVSCPAPIRFLLFLAILTNIAAPLLWFNPVTSVFPSEIREFRVWVLAAAAVSQLVVLRSNVQMYLNESVLCWYQRLHSSRVPDMNYARAKIFLHNHYICLVVLQYFAPSTMVLLLLGLSQMKGGTPEEPWRKNFSKEDREELV, encoded by the exons ATGCCGGAATCCGATTCTCCGATCATCCCCAACCCCGAATCCGGATTCCATCCTCTGTGCCATCTCCTCCTCCACGCCGCCCTCTCCTCCTCCGCCTATCTCCTCGCCGCCCTCCTCCGTCTCCCCTCCCTCCTCCTCCACGGCCTCCACACCTACATCCACCCCGACTCCCCCTCCGCCTCCTCCCTCCGAGCCGCCATACGCCGTCCAGACGCCCCTCCGGAACCCCAGCCCCGGCGTCCCCGTTCCAAACCTCACCTCCGCTCCGACGATTTCGACGAATCCAAGGCCCAGCTCCTCCGTCTCCGCCTCTCCGACTCCGACCTCCCTTCTCGCCTTCATTTCCCCCTCTTCCGCTCCGCCTTCCTCTTCTCCGCTGCCGCCCTCCCCAACCTCGCTCTCCCCCTCTTCCCCCCAATCCCCTTCCTCGCTGCCGTCCTCGCCTTCTCCTACCTCCTCTTCGCCCTCGTCAAGCTCTCCTTCGATCGCTCCTCCTCGAAGCAATCCGAGAAGCAACTAAGCCTTCTCTCCGGATTCATAGGTTTCCTAttctctttcttcattttgttctttctcGCTCCCTCACTGCTTGACTTCGATCTCGGCCAATCTGAGATCGCAAGACTCGCGGTGACAACGATCGCCGGCGCTCTCTCCGTGCTGATTTTCTCCCCCGCTTTGAGATTCTCACGGGCA TTTTGGCTGGGGACGGACCAGCTCCGGTGGAACCTCTCCGTCGTCTCCTGCCCTGCCCCCATTCGGTTCCTCTTGTTCCTTGCCATTCTAACAAACATAGCTGCGCCATTGCTTTGGTTTAATCCAGTGACGAGTGTGTTTCCTTCCGAGATTAGGGAATTCAGAGTTTGGGTTCTCGCTGCCGCTGCTGTTTCACAGCTTGTTGTTCTCCGGTCTAATGTTCAGATGTACCTGAATGAGTCTGTGCTTTGTTGGTATCAGCGACTGCATTCAAGCCGGGTGCCGGATATGAATTATGCTCGGGCGAAgattttccttcataatcaCTACATTTGCTTGGTGGTTTTGCAGTATTTTGCGCCATCAACAatggtgctgctgctgctggggTTGTCCCAGATGAAAG